In Mesorhizobium sp., one DNA window encodes the following:
- a CDS encoding NAD(P)-dependent oxidoreductase encodes MQYRYAFVGLGHLGGHLAASLLRNGFEVTVYDRDPEAVARLAALGASAATDPADAARQAGNAITCLPSPKVSEAVLAGPGGLLEGLPEGGTWIEMSTNGRDEIQRLAKLAAEKGVRTLECPVTGGVHLAAAGKITALVGGDADLYEQHRAAIEAMCSRSFLMGPVGSAAVIKVITNMLAFIHLVAAGEALMLAKKGGLDLAQAYHAICASSGTSFVHETESQLVLNGSYDIAFTMDLALKDLGFATGMGQEFGVPLALASKVEEIFREGKAAYGGDAWSTKIVKLLEDEVGTDLRAPGFPAKLL; translated from the coding sequence ATGCAATACCGTTACGCCTTCGTGGGCCTCGGCCATCTCGGCGGCCACCTTGCCGCCAGCCTGCTGCGCAACGGCTTCGAGGTCACGGTCTACGACCGCGATCCTGAGGCGGTCGCGCGGCTGGCGGCACTCGGCGCATCGGCAGCGACAGACCCCGCCGATGCCGCCCGCCAGGCCGGCAACGCCATCACCTGCCTGCCCTCGCCGAAGGTCAGCGAGGCGGTGCTCGCCGGCCCGGGCGGCCTGCTCGAAGGCCTGCCGGAGGGCGGCACCTGGATCGAGATGTCGACCAACGGCCGCGACGAGATCCAGCGGCTGGCAAAACTGGCCGCCGAAAAGGGCGTGCGCACGCTCGAATGTCCTGTGACAGGCGGCGTCCATCTCGCCGCCGCCGGCAAGATCACCGCCCTGGTCGGCGGCGACGCGGACCTCTATGAACAGCACCGCGCGGCGATCGAGGCGATGTGTTCGCGCTCCTTCCTGATGGGGCCGGTCGGCTCCGCGGCGGTGATCAAGGTCATCACCAACATGCTGGCCTTCATCCACCTGGTGGCCGCCGGCGAGGCGCTCATGCTGGCGAAAAAAGGCGGTCTCGACCTCGCCCAGGCCTATCACGCGATCTGTGCCTCCTCGGGCACCAGCTTCGTCCACGAGACCGAGAGCCAGCTGGTGCTCAACGGCAGCTACGACATCGCCTTCACCATGGATCTCGCGCTGAAAGACCTCGGCTTCGCCACCGGCATGGGCCAGGAATTCGGTGTGCCGCTGGCGCTCGCCTCCAAGGTCGAGGAGATCTTCCGCGAGGGCAAGGCGGCATACGGCGGCGACGCCTGGTCGACCAAAATCGTCAAGCTGCTCGAGGATGAGGTCGGCACGGACCTGCGGGCGCCGGGGTTTCCGGCGAAACTACTCTGA